In Camelus dromedarius isolate mCamDro1 chromosome 24, mCamDro1.pat, whole genome shotgun sequence, one genomic interval encodes:
- the GPR139 gene encoding probable G-protein coupled receptor 139 has product MEHTHAHLVANSSLSWSAGAACGLGFVPVVYYSLLLCLGLPANILTVIILSQLVARRQKSSYNYLLALAAADILVLFFIVFVDFLLEDFILNTQMPQVPDKIIEVLEFSSIHTSIWITVPLTIDRYIAVCHPLKYHTVSYPARTRKVIVSVYITCFLTSIPYYWWPNIWTEDYISTSVHHVLIWIHCFTVYLVPCSIFFILNSIIVYKLRRKSNFRLRGYSTGKTTAILFTITSIFATLWAPRIIMILYHLYGAPIQNRWLVHIMSDVANMLALLNTAINFFLYCFISKRFRTMAAATLKAFFKCQKQPVQFYTNHNFSITSSPWISPANSHCIKMLVYQYDKNGKPIKVSP; this is encoded by the exons ATGGAGCACACGCACGCCCACCTCGTAGCCAACAGCTCGCTGTCCTGGTCCGCCGGCGCGGCCTGCGGTCTGGGCTTCGTGCCCGTGGTCTACTACAGCCTCTTGCTGTGCCTCGGTTTACCAG CAAACATCCTAACAGTGATCATCCTCTCGCAGCTGGTGGCCAGGAGGCAGAAGTCCTCCTACAACTATCTCTTGGCACTTGCTGCTGCTGACATCTTGGTCCTTTTTTTCATTGTGTTCGTGGACTTCCTGTTGGAAGATTTCATCCTGAACACACAGATGCCTCAGGTGCCGGACAAGATCATCGAAGTGCTGGAATTCTCATCCATCCACACTTCCATTTGGATTACTGTTCCATTAACCATTGACCGGTACATCGCAGTCTGCCACCCGCTCAAGTACCACACGGTCTCCTACCCTGCCCGCACCCGGAAAGTCATTGTCAGTGTTTACATCACCTGCTTCCTGACCAGCATCCCGTACTACTGGTGGCCCAACATCTGGACCGAAGACTACATCAGCACCTCCGTGCATCATGTCCTTATCTGGATTCACTGCTTCACTGTGTACTTGGTGCCCTGTTCCATCTTCTTCATCTTGAACTCGATCATCGTGTACAAGCTCAGGCGGAAAAGCAATTTTCGCCTCCGTGGCTACTCCACAGGGAAAACCACCGCCATCTTGTTTACCATTACCTCCATCTTTGCTACACTCTGGGCCCCTCGCATCATCATGATTCTCTACCACCTCTATGGGGCGCCCATCCAGAACCGCTGGCTGGTGCACATTATGTCCGACGTTGCCAACATGCTGGCCCTTCTGAACACGGCCATCAACTTCTTCCTCTATTGCTTCATCAGCAAGCGATTCCGTACCATGGCGGCCGCCACTCTCAAGGCCTTCTTCAAGTGCCAGAAGCAACCTGTGCAGTTCTACACCAACCATAACTTTTCCATAACAAGTAGCCCCTGGATCTCACCAGCCAACTCACACTGTATCAAGATGCTGGTGTACCAGTATGACAAAAATGGAAAACCTATAAAAGTGTCCCCATGA